TTTGTGCGTAGCCCTGCCCGTGCGGAGCGCCGCAACATCCAGGCTGCCGAATTTAACCTCCCGGCTTACCCCACGACGACTATTGGGTCGTTCCCGCAGACGGCCGAAGTCCGTGCGAACCGCGCCGCCTTCAGGAAGGGCGAAATCACCCGCGAACAGTATGTGACGTTCAACCAGAAGAAGATTGCGCAGTGCATTGCCCTGCAAGAAAGCATCGGCCTCGACGTGATTGTGCATGGCGAATTCGAACGCAACGACATGGTGGAATATTTCGGTACGCAGATTGACGGGTTCATCTTCACGCAGAACGCCTGGGTGCAGAGCTACGGCACGCGCTGCGTCAAGCCGCCTGTAGTGTGGGGCGATATTCACCGCAGCAAGCCAATCACTGTCGAGTGGTCCGTGTTTGCGCAGAAGCAGACGAGCAAGCCCGTGAAGGGTATGCTTACCGGCCCCGTGACAATCCTCAACTGGTCTTTCCCGCGCGAAGATATTTCGCTCAAGACGCAGGCACAGCAGATTGGCCTTGCCATCCGCGACGAAGTTTTAGACCTCGAAAAGAACGGCATCAAGATTATCCAGATTGACGAAGCCGCCCTCCGCGAAAAGCTGCCGCTGCGCAAGAGTGACTGGCACAAGGAATACCTCGACTGGGCTATCCCCGCGTTCCGCCTGGTGCATGCAAAGGTCAGGCCCGAAACGCAGATCCACACGCACATGTGCTACAGTGAATTCAACGATATCGTGAAGGATATCGATGCGATGGATGCCGATGTCATCACGTTCGAGGCAAGCCGTTCCGACCTCAAGCTGCTCGATGCGCTCAACGAAGCCCGTTTTGAAACGCAGGTGGGCCCGGGTGTGTACGACATTCATTCACCGCGCGTGCCTTCCGTGGATGAGATTGTGAAGACAATCCACAAGATTATAGACAAGGTTCCGCAGGCTAATGTGTGGGTGAACCCCGATTGCGGCCTCAAGACCCGTGGCGAAGCAGAAACGACCGCAAGTCTCAAGAACCTGGTTGCCGCAGCAAAGCAGTTGCGCGCCGAAGTCTAAGAAATTTCCGTTTTACACCTCAACAAGTCCTGCAGGCTCCCCCGCTTGCAGGACTTTTACGCTTTTAGGGTGATTTTTGTTGATTTGGGGCGTTTTAATAGCCTTTTCCTATACACTAGTTATAGGCAAAAACTATTGGTAAGAAAAATGTAAGAAAAATTGACTCCGTTTTCGTTATTTCCCTATTGAAAAGGTAGGAAAAAGGTTCTAATTTACACCCAGTACAGAAAATTAATCACCCCGATTAAAAAGGAATTTCACAAATGACAACACAGAACAAACTCCATTTCGAAACGCTTCAGCTCCACGTTGGCCAGGAACAGGCAGACCCCGCAACCGATTCCCGCGCGGTTCCTATTTACCAGACCACCTCTTACGTTTTCCACAGCGCTCAGCACGCCTCTGACCGCTTCCATCTGAAAGATGCGGGCAACATCTACGGCCGCCTCACCAACACGACGCAGGACGTTTTTGAAAAGCGCATCGCCGCTCTCGAAGGCGGTATCGCTGGCCTCGCCGTCGCTTCCGGTGCAGCTGCCCTCACTTACGCCATCACGGCTCTCGCCCGCAAGGGTGACCACGTGGTTGCCCAGCGCACCATCTACGGCGGCACCTACAACCTCTTGCAGCACACGCTCCGCCCGTTCGGCATCGACACTACGTTCGTGAACACCCGCGACCTGAAGGAAGTCGAAAGCTCCATCAAGGACAACACGAAGCTCGTGCTCATCGAAACTCTCGGCAACCCGCACTCCGACATCCCGGATATCGAAGCGATTTCTGAAATCGCCCACAAGCACAAGATTCCGGTGCTCATCGACAACACCTTCGGTACTCCTTACCTGATCCGCCCGCTGGAACACGGCGCCGACATCGTGATCCACTCCGCCACCAAGTTCATCGGCGGTCACGGTACGACCCTTGGCGGCATCATCGTCGATGGTGGCAAGTTTGACTGGGCTGCAAGTGGCAAGTTCCCGCAGTTCACCGAAACGAACCCGAGCTACGGCGTTCCGTTTACCGCTGCTGCCGGCGCTGCTGCCTACATCGTTTACATCCGCGCTATTCTCCTCCGCGACGAAGGTGCTGCGATTTCCCCGTTCAACGCTTTCCTCCTGCTTCAGGGCACCGAAACGCTTTCGCTCCGCCTTGACCGCCATGTGGAAAACACCAAGAAGGTTCTCGAGTTCCTCGTGAAGCACCCGAAGGTCGCGAAGGTGAACCACCCGAGCTTTGCCGACCATCCGGACCACAAGCTTTACGAACGCTACTTCCCGAACGGCGGCGGTTCCATCTTCACGTTCGACGTGAAGGGCGGCCAGGAAGAAGCCTTCAAGTTCATCGATAGCCTCAAGATTTTCAGCTTGCTCGCTAACGTCGCCGACGTGAAGAGCCTTGTGGTTCACCCGTACACCACGACCCACTCGGAACTCACTCCGGAAGAACTCGCCGCTGCAGGCATTTCTCCGGCAACGATCCGCCTCTCCATCGGTACGGAACACTACGAAGATATCATCAACGACCTTGACCAGGCATTGAACAACATTTAATTAAACAAAAAAAGGAATTTCACCATGTCAAAAATTTATACCTCTGCCGACCAGCTCATTGGTCACACCCCGCTTCTCGAACTCACCCACGTCGAAGAAGGCCTCGGCGCCAAGATTTTGGCGAAGCTCGAATACTTCAACCCCGCAGGTTCCGTGAAGGACCGTATCGCCAAGGCGATGCTCGATGACGCCGAAAAGAGCGGAAAGCTCAAGAAGGGCGCTGTCATCATCGAACCGACTTCCGGTAACACCGGCATTGGTCTTGCTTCCGTCGCCGCTGCCCGCGGTTACCGCATCATCATCGTGATGCCGGAGACCATGAGCGTGGAACGCCGCCAGCTGATGAAGGCCTACGGTGCCGAACTTGTGCTCACCGAAGGTGCGAAGGGCATGAAGGGCGCTATTGCCAAGGCCGATGAACTTGCTAAGGAAATTCCGAACAGCTTCATCCCGGGCCAGTTCGTGAACCCGGCCAACCCGGCTGCCCACAAGGCTACCACTGGCCCCGAAATCTGGGAAGATACCGATGGCAAGGTGGACATCTTTGTTGCCGGTGTCGGTACGGGTGGTACTGTTTCTGGCGTGGGTGAATACCTCAAGAGTCAGAACCCGAACGTGAAGGTCGTGGCCGTTGAACCTGCCAGCTCTCCGGTGCTCAGCAAGGGCGTCGCAGGCTCCCACAAGATCCAGGGCATCGGTGCGGGCTTCGTTCCTGATACGCTCAACACCAAGGTCTACGACGAAATCATCGCTGTCGAAAATGAAGCTGCTTTCGAAGCCGGCCGCGAAATCGGCAAAAAGGAAGGCGTGCTCGTGGGTATTTCTTCCGGCGCTGCTCTCTGGGCTGCAAAGGAACTCGCAAAGCGCCCCGAAAACAAGGGTAAGACGATTGTCGCTCTCCTCCCGGATACCGGCGACCGCTATCTCTCTACCGCCTTGTTCGCAGATTAGTGTATAACTTTCACATCTCCGGCCCCCTGGGTTTTATACCTGGAGGGCCTTTTTCTATTTTTCAATTGCGAAACTTTCGGCATGGCGCGCAGTTAAAAAATGGAAGCGCCTGTTGAACAAAATGAGGTGTTTATGAGCGTTACGATGCAAGAAGTGATGAAACAGTCCGGCGTGGCATTCGGCACGAGCGGAGCCCGCGGCCTGGTGACCGCGATGACGGACCGCGTGTGCTATGTTTATGCACGCTCGTTCATCAAGTACTGCGAACAGAGCTACAAGTGTGAACACGCGATTGCGATTGCGGGTGACTTGCGCCCGAGTACGGAACGCATTTTGAAGGCGCTCGTGAAGGCGGGCGAGGACAGCGCGTGGAAGGTTGTGTACTGCGGTCGCATTCCGAGCCCGGCGATTGCGCTGTACGGCATCGACAAGGCGCTCCCGACCATCATGGTGACGGGCAGCCACATTCCGGCCGACCGCAACGGCATCAAGTTCAACCACCCGCAGGGTGAAATTTCCAAGAAGGACGAACAGGGAATCGTCTCGCAGGCGGTGGACTTTGACGAAAATATTTTTGATGCGAACGGCATGCTGAAAAATGCGCCCGCTCTCCCGGCAGTCGAGATGGAAGCCGAAGAAAATTACTGCAAGCGCTATCCGGAATTTTTCGGTACCAAAGCCTTGCAGGGCCTTACCATTGGCGTGTATCAGCATTCCGCCGTGGGCCGCGACATCGTGGTGAAGGTCTTGGAAAGCCTGGGCGCTACGGTGAAGCCTTTTGCCCGCAGTGAAACTTTTATTCCGGTGGATACGGAAGCGATTCGCAAAGAAGATGAAGAACTTGCCCGCGAATTTGCGCACAAGGATTTTGTGGATGCGATTTTCAGTACCGACGGCGATAGCGACCGCCCGCTCTTGGCAGACGATGTGGGCATGTGGCTGCGTGGCGACGTGCTGGGCATCCTCGCTGCCCAGGCGCTTGGCGTCAAGCGCATTGCAACTCCGGTGAGTTGCAATACGTCGCTCGAAAAATGCGGCAGCTTCGAGAAGATTTGCCGCACGCGCATCGGTAGCCCGTATGTAATCGCCGGCATGGAAAGCCTGGTCGACAATGCCGACGCATCCGTGTCCGTCGCAGGCTACGAGGCCAACGGCGGCTTTTTGCTGCAGACGAATTTAACGCGCGAATTTATTGATAGCGATGGTCGCGGCGGCGAGATGCGCGCGACCCGCACGCTGCCGGCGCTGCCGACCCGCGATGCGTTGCTCCCGATGATTGCCGTGATGGTCCGCGTGCGCGAAGAACGCATGTGCGTGGTAGACCTGCTCAAGAAACTCCCGAAGCGCTTTACTGTGAGCGACCGCCTCAAGGAATTTCCGACCGAAATCTCGAAGGCAAAACTTGCCGAAATCCGCGAACAGAAACTCGGTGCAAAACTCTTCGGTTCCTTGACAGCGAAACCCTCCAAGTTCAAGCCCAAGGACGGTTCAACTCCGAGGCCCTTCCATGGTGAAGTTGTCGCCATCGATGAGACGGATGGTTACCGCATGGAATTTGATTCCGGCGATATCGTGCACCTGCGCCCGAGCGGCAACGCTCCGGAATTCCGCTGCTACGTGGAAACCGAGGCCAAGGACCGCTCCGACGAACTGCTTGCGGGCTGCATGAAGGTTATGGAAGGCTGGCGCAAGTAAGTTGCCGGTTTTTGTAAATCAGGCCGAAAAAGTCCACATTTGACAATCGACTCCAGTTAGGGTATATTTAGATATATGCCCTTTTCGGCATGTGGAATGGAGTTGGTCTATGAATTTTCTTTCGCACAGTCATGTTGTTCCGTGCGTTGCTGCGGCTGTATTCGCGACGGCTTTTTCGTCGTTGGCCTTTGCACAAACTAAGGTCGTTGTCGACCCCGGCAAAAAATACCAGGTTTTCGAAGGCTGGGGCACGAGCCTCTGCTGGTGGGCCGTGAAGGCGGGCGCCTGGAGCGAGGCGAACCGCAGCAAGCTCATCGGTGCGATTGCCGACCCCGATACGGGACTGGGCTACACGATTTTCCGCTACAACATCGGCGGCGGCGACCAGCCGGGCCATGACCACCTCACGAAGGGTGACGGCGGCGGCAAGGTTCCGGGTTACAAGCCGACAGAAAAAGGCGATTACGACTGGACGGCCGACCCGTACCAGCGCACGATTGCATTGGAACTCGCCAAGCGCGTGAAGGACCCGATTTTCGAGGCATTCAGCAATTCGCCCCCGTGGTGGATGACCAAGAGCGGCTGTGTTTCGGGAAGTAGCGACGGCAGCGACAACCTCAAGGAAGACTACTTTGACGACTTCGCGGATTACCTCTCCGAAGTGGCGCTGCACTTCAAGACGGAATGGGGGCTCACGTTCCGCACGGTGGAACCTTTCAACGAGCCGAGCGCCGGCTGGTGGAAGTCGAACGGCGGGCAGGAAGGCTGCGGTTTCAAGAACAACCAGTCCAGGATGATTGTGGAACTCGGCAAGGCGCTCCAGAAGAAGGGGCTCTTCCCGGAGACGTCGGTGAGCGCTGCCGACGAGACGTCCATCAAGCAGGCGCACGACCAGCTGGGCAACTACACCGCGGAGGCGCTCTCTTACCTGGGTCAGGTGAACACGCACAGTTATTCCGACGGCAGCTACCGCAAGCAGCTTTTCAACCGCGCCTTCGGCCTGAACAAGCGCCTTTGGCAGTCCGAAACGGGCCCGCTCAGCAAGAGCGGCGACGAGCACATCGCGCTCTGGATGGCGAACGTGATTATCCAGGACCTGCGCGACATGCATGCGGAAGCGTGGATAGACTGGCAGATTGGCGACCCGGCCGAAAACTGGCGCAGCCTTGCGCTCAACCACAGCAAGCAGACCTTTACGCCGAACGCGCGCTACTACATGCACGCCGCATTCAGCCGCTACATCCGTCCGGGGTCCCGCATTATCGATAGCGATAACGGCAATACGCTTGCGGCACTCACGCCCGATGGCGCCCTGGTGCTTATCGTGCGCAACAGCGGCTCTAGCGACGTGAAGTATGAATTCGACCTGGGCGAGTTCGTGAAGATTGGCACGAGCGCGAAGGTGGTGCGGTTCGAACTGCCCGGCAGCTTGACCAAACAATCTGATATCGCGGTTTCGGGCAAGGCACTCTCGATGACAGCGAAGGCCAACACGATCACCACGATGGTGATTGACGGTGCCGAAGGTGGCGCCTGCAAGCCGGATTCCATCATCCCGTACGTGAAAATCCACAACAATACCGGCTGGGACGAGACGACTGACGTGAAGCTGAACAAGGGTGACTCGCTGGTGATTGGCCCGCACCCGTGGGAAGGCGGGCGCTGGGTGTGGAGCGGCCCGAACGGCTTTACTTCTACCAGCCGCGAAATCCGCTTCAAGAACATGGACGGCACCAAGAGCGGCTACTACAAGGCGGTGCATACGAACGCTTCGGGTTGCGAAGGCTCCGTGACCTTCAAGGTGGTGGTGGACGATCCGGCGCACCCGTTCGTGGAACCCGATACGAGCGAGCAGGATTCTACAGGCGATACGTCGGCGGTGGCATTGCGCGATTTTGGCATGTGCCCGCTGGGGGCGCTTTGGACCAACGAACCGGTGCAGGTCTTTGACGTGCAGGGTCATTACCTCGGTGCAATGCGCGAAGAAAAGGTACGTTCGCTGAATGCAGGCGTGTACTTGCTCCGCGCCGGGAAGAACGTGCGCAAGGTTCGCGTGGAATAGCGATTTACTATACTTTTGCACATGCTCTTACAGACAACTGCACGGAAAGTTATACTTGCTATTATTGCCGCCTTGCTGCTTGTTACTACAGGCAAGGACTGGTTTGATTTCTACAGGTGCGGCGCTGTGGACCAGTGCCTCATGGATGCAGGAGTCTTGCAACTTTATACAAAGTTTGCGATATCGTTTTTGCTTACGGTGCTGGCATTTATCGTAACGCGCGATTCGTTTTCCAAACTTGATGCAAAGATTCTCCGCATAGCGTTCATCTTCTCGCTTCTTGCTGATTCCTGTTTCAATATCATCAAGATAGCTGCTCCGGATGAACGCGCGCTTAGCAATACTCTCGGCATCGCGTTCTTCATTATGTTCCAGGTAGGGCTCATCCACAGGCATACGCGCAAGTCAGAAACCGACGATAAGCCAGGGAAGGTGCACAAGTTCCTGCTGATACCGGTGGCGGGTTTTGCGGCATCGCTTTTGGGCGGTAAAGTCATCGAGCCTACGCTCGGCAACGTCATGCTTGTGGTTGTCGCCGTGTACGCCATCTTCCTTATCACGTCGCTGGTAGTTGCACTCTTCGTTTCACGCAACAGCTATTTTCCGGCGGCAAGCGCGCGGCTTATCCGCTGGGGCATGGTCGTGTTCTTCATTGGCGATGCACTTGTCGGCCTTGCGCTAATGACGGGCGAAGACCACAGCACCCTGCAGGCGGTTGCGGAAGTTGCAAACAACTTTGTCTGGTGGGCGTACGTGCCTGCGCAGCTGATGCTTATCGCCTCTTGTCGAAAATCAGTTTAGCAGATTAAAAAAGAAATGGCGGGTAGAACCCGCCATCACTTTTTTGTAGATACAAAAAAAGGCATCCGTCCACGGTGGAACACTCGAAACTACTATTTAAAAAAGATAGCAGTGCCTTGGTGCTTCGTTTTTCACGTCAAAGCGCGCCTAAACTAGACCACAAGAGCCACGAGCTGTTATTATCTTGTTAGATCGGGCGTTAATCCGTGCGATGCCTGTGTTACAAATATACCTTTATTTCTGGGCAGAATCAATAGGGCTTATGCCCTATTTTGCACTTTGTTTGTCATGGAAATGTAAAAAGCCCAGCAATGCCGGGCTGAATGTAAAAACTGAATTACGTAGAGCGTGCCTTAGACCCAGTCGCTGTCGCGCGATTCCGGATGTTCCAGACCTTCGTCCAGGAGAGCCGCAATTTCCTTGATTCCATTGTTCAGTTCGTCGCGTTCCACCTTGACCTGGTGCAGCATTTTCCGGAGTTCCGAAATTTGCTGGCCGAATTCCAGTGCGAGCAGGGCGAATTTCTTGCCTGCTTCAAGGTTGTAGCGGTCGTAACTGGTGTAGCGTTCATCGATGTAATCGATGATATCCTTCAATTCCCCGTCGGGAAGGTCGGTCCTGATCTGTAGCCGTTCGCCGGCTACAGTCACGCTTACGGACCTGTGTTGGTTCAATTCTGCCATTATTTCATTCCTACGCCGAATGGATCGTCATCCATCAGCATCCTTAGCCGAAAAAACCGGTAGGCGAGCCTCCATTGCTCGCGAAAAGGTCCGGTTCCTTCTCATTGGCGGGGTGAATTTCGATGGGCTCTTCCTCTTCTTCGGCTGCCTGGTTGAAGTCGAGTTCGGGCTCGCTAAGTTCTTCGGCGGGTTCAACGACGGGCTCGCTGGCCTGCGCCTCGGCGACTTCAGGTTCGCCCTGTTCGGCGGGCGCCTCGGCCTGAACGGATTCCTCTACTGCGGGTTCTGCGGCCGGGGCTTCGCTTGCAGCCTCGGGTTCGTCAGTGAAGGACACGTTCACGGGAATCTCGGTGCCGAGTTCGCTTTCGATGGTCGAGACCATCTGCTTGAACTGTTCCTGTGCCTGTAGGATTTCTTCGCCCTGTTCCTTGATGGTCTCGTTGAGGCTAGCCTTCTCGGCATTCAGGGCCTCGATGGCGGCATCCTTCTCGGCGATGGTCTTGTCGAGTTCCGCGATTTTCCCGTTGAGGATGGCCTCGTTCGCCTTGGAGGCGGCGCAGTCGTTGCGGAGGGCGTTGTTCGCCTCGTCCCTTTCGCGGATTTCGTCGGAAAGTTTTGCAATTTCGTTCTTGGTGGCTTCCAGGCTTTCGTTCGCCTGGCTCAGCATGGCGTTCTTCTCGTTGAGCATGCCTTCGAGTTCGGCGATGCGTGCGTTGGCGCCTTCGAGTGATCCGCGG
This DNA window, taken from Fibrobacter sp. UWR2, encodes the following:
- a CDS encoding O-acetylhomoserine aminocarboxypropyltransferase/cysteine synthase family protein, which produces MTTQNKLHFETLQLHVGQEQADPATDSRAVPIYQTTSYVFHSAQHASDRFHLKDAGNIYGRLTNTTQDVFEKRIAALEGGIAGLAVASGAAALTYAITALARKGDHVVAQRTIYGGTYNLLQHTLRPFGIDTTFVNTRDLKEVESSIKDNTKLVLIETLGNPHSDIPDIEAISEIAHKHKIPVLIDNTFGTPYLIRPLEHGADIVIHSATKFIGGHGTTLGGIIVDGGKFDWAASGKFPQFTETNPSYGVPFTAAAGAAAYIVYIRAILLRDEGAAISPFNAFLLLQGTETLSLRLDRHVENTKKVLEFLVKHPKVAKVNHPSFADHPDHKLYERYFPNGGGSIFTFDVKGGQEEAFKFIDSLKIFSLLANVADVKSLVVHPYTTTHSELTPEELAAAGISPATIRLSIGTEHYEDIINDLDQALNNI
- the cysK gene encoding cysteine synthase A, with amino-acid sequence MSKIYTSADQLIGHTPLLELTHVEEGLGAKILAKLEYFNPAGSVKDRIAKAMLDDAEKSGKLKKGAVIIEPTSGNTGIGLASVAAARGYRIIIVMPETMSVERRQLMKAYGAELVLTEGAKGMKGAIAKADELAKEIPNSFIPGQFVNPANPAAHKATTGPEIWEDTDGKVDIFVAGVGTGGTVSGVGEYLKSQNPNVKVVAVEPASSPVLSKGVAGSHKIQGIGAGFVPDTLNTKVYDEIIAVENEAAFEAGREIGKKEGVLVGISSGAALWAAKELAKRPENKGKTIVALLPDTGDRYLSTALFAD
- a CDS encoding phosphomannomutase is translated as MSVTMQEVMKQSGVAFGTSGARGLVTAMTDRVCYVYARSFIKYCEQSYKCEHAIAIAGDLRPSTERILKALVKAGEDSAWKVVYCGRIPSPAIALYGIDKALPTIMVTGSHIPADRNGIKFNHPQGEISKKDEQGIVSQAVDFDENIFDANGMLKNAPALPAVEMEAEENYCKRYPEFFGTKALQGLTIGVYQHSAVGRDIVVKVLESLGATVKPFARSETFIPVDTEAIRKEDEELAREFAHKDFVDAIFSTDGDSDRPLLADDVGMWLRGDVLGILAAQALGVKRIATPVSCNTSLEKCGSFEKICRTRIGSPYVIAGMESLVDNADASVSVAGYEANGGFLLQTNLTREFIDSDGRGGEMRATRTLPALPTRDALLPMIAVMVRVREERMCVVDLLKKLPKRFTVSDRLKEFPTEISKAKLAEIREQKLGAKLFGSLTAKPSKFKPKDGSTPRPFHGEVVAIDETDGYRMEFDSGDIVHLRPSGNAPEFRCYVETEAKDRSDELLAGCMKVMEGWRK
- a CDS encoding glycoside hydrolase; this translates as MNFLSHSHVVPCVAAAVFATAFSSLAFAQTKVVVDPGKKYQVFEGWGTSLCWWAVKAGAWSEANRSKLIGAIADPDTGLGYTIFRYNIGGGDQPGHDHLTKGDGGGKVPGYKPTEKGDYDWTADPYQRTIALELAKRVKDPIFEAFSNSPPWWMTKSGCVSGSSDGSDNLKEDYFDDFADYLSEVALHFKTEWGLTFRTVEPFNEPSAGWWKSNGGQEGCGFKNNQSRMIVELGKALQKKGLFPETSVSAADETSIKQAHDQLGNYTAEALSYLGQVNTHSYSDGSYRKQLFNRAFGLNKRLWQSETGPLSKSGDEHIALWMANVIIQDLRDMHAEAWIDWQIGDPAENWRSLALNHSKQTFTPNARYYMHAAFSRYIRPGSRIIDSDNGNTLAALTPDGALVLIVRNSGSSDVKYEFDLGEFVKIGTSAKVVRFELPGSLTKQSDIAVSGKALSMTAKANTITTMVIDGAEGGACKPDSIIPYVKIHNNTGWDETTDVKLNKGDSLVIGPHPWEGGRWVWSGPNGFTSTSREIRFKNMDGTKSGYYKAVHTNASGCEGSVTFKVVVDDPAHPFVEPDTSEQDSTGDTSAVALRDFGMCPLGALWTNEPVQVFDVQGHYLGAMREEKVRSLNAGVYLLRAGKNVRKVRVE